A portion of the Corticium candelabrum chromosome 5, ooCorCand1.1, whole genome shotgun sequence genome contains these proteins:
- the LOC134180526 gene encoding phenazine biosynthesis-like domain-containing protein translates to MDTASARGGEIPVFTVDAFALSAFEGNPAAVCLVSDEQKKTLNFDENLMQKIATEMNLSETAFIFMVDGNSFLSGERFGLRWFTPKCEVPLCGHATLASAAIIFSVCKNASENITFETLSGELMARQSGKGSITLDFPLNPPEPYDRDKVESLVRAAVGEVTVKEVQYSPTTKKLLVRLDDSVTRQMLENLNPDSSDLLSAHSGDSVRGVIVTVLGSEPYNFYSRYFAPWVGISEDPVTGSAHTVLAAYWCRVLGRQDLFARQCSKRGGDLRLNLRSDGRVDIIGMVHIALKGTFQL, encoded by the coding sequence ATGGATACGGCCAGTGCACGTGGTGGTGAAATACCTGTGTTTACGGTGGACGCGTTTGCTTTGTCAGCGTTTGAAGGCAATCCCGCCGCTGTTTGTCTTGTTAGCGACGAGCAGAAGAAGACATTGAATTTCGATGAGAATTTGATGCAGAAGATAGCAACGGAGATGAACTTGTCCGAGACTGCTTTTATTTTCATGGTTGACGGGAATTCGTTCCTTTCTGGTGAACGCTTTGGCTTGCGTTGGTTTACTCCCAAGTGTGAAGTTCCTTTGTGTGGCCATGCCACGTTGGCATCTGCTGCCATCATCTTCTCTGTTTGCAAAAACGCATCAGAAAATATTACTTTTGAGACACTGAGTGGTGAGCTGATGGCTCGCCAAAGTGGCAAAGGTAGCATCACTCTTGATTTTCCTCTCAATCCACCTGAACCGTATGATAGGGATAAGGTGGAGTCATTGGTGAGGGCAGCTGTAGGTGAAGTAACAGTGAAGGAAGTGCAGTACTCTCCAACCACCAAGAAATTGTTAGTCAGACTCGATGACTCTGTAACTCGTCAAATGTTAGAGAATTTAAATCCGGATTCATCGGACTTACTTTCAGCTCATTCAGGCGACTCTGTCCGTGGTGTCATAGTTACTGTACTTGGGTCAGAACCGTATAATTTCTATTCTAGATACTTTGCTCCTTGGGTTGGGATCAGCGAAGATCCAGTGACCGGCTCAGCTCATACAGTCTTGGCTGCCTATTGGTGTAGAGTTCTAGGAAGACAGGATCTGTTTGCAAGGCAATGCTCAAAACGTGGTGGCGATCTTCGACTCAACTTGAGGAGCGATGGGCGAGTTGACATTATAGGAATGGTACATATTGCCCTGAAGGGCACATTTCAGTTGTGA